The Desulforegula conservatrix Mb1Pa genome has a window encoding:
- a CDS encoding transposase, with protein sequence MAKNMIQFQKGKSIHEFLSEYGTEDKCQDSLFRLRWPHGFSCPNCGGSKFCELKSRDLYQCHKCHHQASVK encoded by the coding sequence ATGGCAAAAAATATGATCCAATTTCAAAAAGGAAAGAGTATTCACGAATTCCTGTCCGAATATGGGACCGAAGATAAGTGCCAAGACTCATTATTCAGACTTAGATGGCCGCATGGTTTTAGTTGTCCGAATTGCGGCGGTTCGAAATTTTGCGAGCTCAAATCAAGAGATCTGTACCAATGCCACAAGTGTCACCATCAGGCGTCGGTAAAG